ATCATTCCCCAGACGATGCCGCCCTTCCCGTGGCATTTCGGCGGGCAGAGCCACCACAACCTGTTCATGGACCCCGACGAGATCGTCGCCTTCTGCATGGCCAACGACATGCGCGTGTGCCTCGATCTTTCGCACTCGCAACTGGCGTGCAACCACTTCGGCTGGTCAATGAGCGAATTCTGCCGCAAGGTCGGGCGCTATGCCGCGCACCTCCATGTCGTCGATGCCAAGGGCGTCGATGGCGAAGGGCTGCAAATCGGCGAGGGGCACATGGACTTTGCCGCGCTGGCGCAAATCCTCGACGAGACCTGCCCGCAGGCCTCGTTCATCCCCGAGATCTGGCAGGGCCACAAGAACGGGGGCGCGGGCTTCTGGCAGGCGCTCGACGCGCTCGAACCGTGGTTCGGCAGCGCCTCCCCCGCGCAGCAGGCCTGATCCCGATGACCGATCTGGCGTCTCTGATCGTGCCGGGGCTGGCCTATGGGCTGACGCTAGGCCGGGGCGGCTCGCAGGGGCTTCCCGGCAAGAACGTTCGGCCATTGGGCGGGCATCCGCTGATCGCGTGGTCAGTGGCGGCTGGCCGCCTCGCGCAAGGGGTCGCGCGGGTGCTCTGCTCGACCGACGACGACGCCATTGCCCAAGCCGCGAGGATCGCCGGGGCCGACGTGCCCTTCCTGCGCCCCGCCGCCTTTGCCACCAGCGCCGCGACCGACCTCGACGTGTTCACCCATGCGGTCGAATGGCTGGCGCAGGCCGAGGGGCGCCTGCCCGAATTCTTCGTGCAACTGCGCCCCACCCAGCCCTTTCGCGAGGCGGGCTGGATCGACGAGGCGCTCGCCCGGATGAAGGCGGACCCGGCAATCACCTGCATCCGCACGATCGCGCCCGCGCCGCACACGCCCTACAAGATGTGGCTCGCCGATGACGCGCAGCGGCTCTCCCCGCTGCTCACCCTGCCGGGCGTTGCCGAACCGTTCAACATGCCGCGCCAGTCGCTCCCTACGGTCTACTGGCACACCGGCCAGCTCGACGTGATCCGCACGCGCACATTGCTGCAAGGCTCGATGACCGGCGAGCATATCGAGGGGCTGACCGTCCCCATCGAAAGCGCCGCCGACATCGACACCCTGCTCGACTTCCAGATTACCGAACTGCGCTTTGCCGAGCAGATGCCCGCCGCCCTGATCGACTGGCTGGCCCAGCAAACACCCCGCACATTCCTTTAGAGCCCGACCCAAAAGTCCTTCGGGTCGGTTTGGCGGGTCTTTTGCGCCACCACGGCGTCGGCTGTTCGCCACGATGCTTCCAGCATCGCTGGGCTCTCAGCCTCCTTGTGGTGACCCAAAATCCCTCGCCAAACCTCCGTCGTCCGACTTTTGGGTCGGGCTCTTAGTCCGAAACAGTCTTGCGCCTTTCAAACACGGCGAAGATGTCGAGCGCCATGCCGAACCGGCGGCGGACCATGAATGCCAGCAGGCTGTTCCACGCAAACTGCCCCAGAACAGCCCCAATCGCCGCGCCCACATGCCCCACCAAAGGCACCAGCGCCAGACATGTGACGAGGTTGATCCCCAGCCCCACCACCACGCCCCTGAGCGCGTCCCGCTCATGGCCGGTCATGGTCAGGACCATCGGGACCGGCCCGGTCATCGTATTGATAACATAGCCCAGACACATGATCAGCATCGCCCGATAGGCCTCGTCGAAGCCGGGAACCAGCAGCCCCAACAGCCAGTGCCCGGCCACGCAATAGGCCAGAGTGACCGAGATCGAGAGCGCGCAGGCGACATACGTCGTGCGCAAGGCAGCGCGGCGGAAGCCCTCCATGTCCCCCTTGCGATACATCTCGGCCAGAATCGGCCCGAGCGGCAACTGGATCACATTGAGCGCGATCGCGGCGAACAGGGCAAAACGCCGGGCAATATCGAGCAGGCCCACTTCTGCATTGCTGGACAGTGCCGCCGTCACCACCAGTGGCACCTGCTCGTTGGCCACGAACATCAATTGCCCCACCCCCAGCACCATGGCCGCGTGAGCCCAGGCCCGGCGTGTCTGGCGCGAAGGCAGGGCCGCCTGCCCCGTCGCACCGCGCGCCACGCGCCGGCGTACCGCCAGCGCGCCCAGTGGCCAGACCAGCACCAGCCCGGCCACAAACGTCGCGATCCCCAGCGTGGCACTGGGCCTGAACATCACAAGCAGAACGAGGAACAGGCCCAGATTGAGCACCGGAGGCAGAATTAGCTGGAACACCTGCCCCTGCGACACCCTGCCCAGCCCCCGCAACGAGCCCTGAACCAGCCGCAGATGTGCCGTCATCGCAATGCCCACTGCCTCGAACAGGATCGTACTGGCCAGCCCCTGCCCCCTGAAGGCCTGGTATGCCAGCGAAACAGGCACAAACAGCAAGAGCATAAGCCCCGTCGTTCGCCAGACCGCACGCGGCAGGGTATGGGCCAGAGCAGCCTCCTGCGCGACATCGCCGGCAGCCCGCGCCGCCACGAATTCACGCGTGGCGAGCATGTCGTAGCCCAGGCTGCACATCGGCGCGAACAACGTGACATGGGCCACCACGGTGGCATAATCGCCATATCCGGCAGGCCCGAGCAAATGACCGAACAGGAATGCCGTTCCGAGCGTAACCCCCAGACGCAGCACCCAGACCCCGCCAGAGCCCAGAACCCCGCGCAAAAGCCGCGCCATCGGCCCGTTCCCGGACATCCATCCCGCCGCCAATCGCCCGACCGCCATGCGGCGCCTACCCACCCGTCCTGACCAGTTGCACATCCGAGAGCCGCACATCGACCCCCGGCTCCACCCAGAAAATCAGACCTTGCGCCTGACACGCACCATCGACGACCACATCGCGGGCATAACGGCTCGAAGCCCCCCCGCCACGGGCCTGCTCTCCCAAAAGCTGCCCCGGTTCGGCTGCGCCGCGCCCAAGGTTGCAGCCAAGGCCGACACGGACCATCGCGGCCTGCGTCACAGAGAGATCGGGCATCGTCCACGTCAGACGATAACGCCCCGGCCTGAGCACCAGCACCTGACGCAGCACCGGCCGTGAAATCGCACCGCTTACCCGCACCTCAAGCTCGCGCGAGGTCGCATCGAGCGGGGTAAGCGAAAGGGACACATCGCCGCGACTGGCCACCTGCCAGTCGAAAGCACGGGTTCCGCCCTGAGCAGTCACGTCGAAATGGGCAAATCGGCCATCGTAGATCAGCGCATCACTCGCCCCGCAGGCCTTGCGCCAGATCGCCTCGGCCTGAGCCACCATCGAGGCCGCAACCAGGGCATTGACCATGCCTGCCATCGCCGGACAATCGAGCGCCTGCCCCGGCACCTGCCCGATTACATCGAGCCGATTGGCAAGATCCTGCGCCGAAATCTCGGCAGGAGGGGTCAGAAAGGCCGGAGTCCAGCCCGGATGCGAGGTCATCTGCCGGGCCAGCGCAGCACGGCCCTGCGGCGTGGCGCCGACGGCTGCAAACAGATGATCGCGCGCATCGAGTCCGGGACTCTGCC
The genomic region above belongs to Novosphingobium sp. IK01 and contains:
- a CDS encoding lipopolysaccharide biosynthesis protein; translated protein: MARLLRGVLGSGGVWVLRLGVTLGTAFLFGHLLGPAGYGDYATVVAHVTLFAPMCSLGYDMLATREFVAARAAGDVAQEAALAHTLPRAVWRTTGLMLLLFVPVSLAYQAFRGQGLASTILFEAVGIAMTAHLRLVQGSLRGLGRVSQGQVFQLILPPVLNLGLFLVLLVMFRPSATLGIATFVAGLVLVWPLGALAVRRRVARGATGQAALPSRQTRRAWAHAAMVLGVGQLMFVANEQVPLVVTAALSSNAEVGLLDIARRFALFAAIALNVIQLPLGPILAEMYRKGDMEGFRRAALRTTYVACALSISVTLAYCVAGHWLLGLLVPGFDEAYRAMLIMCLGYVINTMTGPVPMVLTMTGHERDALRGVVVGLGINLVTCLALVPLVGHVGAAIGAVLGQFAWNSLLAFMVRRRFGMALDIFAVFERRKTVSD
- a CDS encoding cytidylyltransferase domain-containing protein, producing MTDLASLIVPGLAYGLTLGRGGSQGLPGKNVRPLGGHPLIAWSVAAGRLAQGVARVLCSTDDDAIAQAARIAGADVPFLRPAAFATSAATDLDVFTHAVEWLAQAEGRLPEFFVQLRPTQPFREAGWIDEALARMKADPAITCIRTIAPAPHTPYKMWLADDAQRLSPLLTLPGVAEPFNMPRQSLPTVYWHTGQLDVIRTRTLLQGSMTGEHIEGLTVPIESAADIDTLLDFQITELRFAEQMPAALIDWLAQQTPRTFL